The nucleotide window CTTTGACGTTCTTCCAGAATTCCTCGCGCAGGGCCGGGATCTTCTTGAGGTTGGTCTCCAGGGACTCCTTGGAACGGGCCATGCCGCAGTTTTCCCACATCAGGCCACCCAGCTCGCGCATGAAGTCGGAGACGGTGCGTTTGCCGTTGATGGAGAGGAACTTCTCGGTCGATTTGTTGACATCTTCTTCGCACTTCTTGAACTCGGCGTGATCGGTGTTGACCTGACCCGGCTTGACGGTGGCCAGGTAGCCGCCGATGGTGTAGGGAATGACGAAATAGCCGTCGGCCAGACCCTGCATGAGGGCCGAAGCGCCGAGACGGTTGGCGCCGTGGACCGAGAAGTTGGCCTCACCCAGTACGAAAAGGCCGGGGATATTGCTCATCAGGTTGTAGTCGACCCACAGGCCGCCCATGGAGTAGTGCGGGGCAGGATACATGCGCATCGGACGCTTGTAGGCGTCTTCGTCGGTGATCTTCTCGTACATCTCGAACAGGTTGCCGTAGCGCTCCTTGATGGTATCGGCACCAACGCGCTTGATGGAGGTGGAGAAATCCAGGTACACGCCGCGGCCGCCGGGGCCGACGCCACGGCCGTCGTCGCACTGTTCCTTGGCGGCGCGGGAGGCGATATCGCGCGGAGCCAGGTTGCCGAAGCTCGGGTACTTGCGCTCCAGATAGTAGTCGCGGGCCTCTTCCGGGATCTCGTTGGGGTGTTTGCCCAGGTCGGCCTTGTTCTTGGGAACCCAGCAGCGGCCGTCGTTGCGCAGCGACTCGGACATCAGGGTCAGCTTGGACTGGTAGTCGCCTGCCTGCGGAATACAGGTCGGGTGGATCTGGGTGTAGCAGGGGTTGGCGAAGTAGGCGCCCTTCTTGTGCGCTTTCCAGTTGGCGGTAACCGAGCAGCCCATGGCGTTGGTGGAAAGGTAGAACACGTTGACGTAGCCGCCTGTGGCCAGGCAGACCGCATCGGCCGCATAGGATTCGATCTGGCCGGTGACCAGGTTGCGAACCGTGATGCCGCGCGCTACGCCGTCAACGACAACCAGATCGAGCATTTCGCGGCGGTCGTACATCTTGACCGTGCCGGCCTTGATCTGACGGGACAGGGCCGAATAGGCACCCAGGAGCAGCTGCTGACCGGTCTGGCCGCGGGCATAGAAGGTACGGGAAACCTGGGCGCCGCCGAAGGAGCGGTTGTCCAGGTAGCCGGCGTAGTCGCGGGCAAAGGGGACGCCCTGGGCCACGCACTGGTCGATGATGTTATTGGATACCTGGGCCAGACGCCACACATCCGCCTCACGGGCACGGAAGTCGCCCCCCTTGATGGTGTCGTAGAACAGACGGTAGATCGAGTCGCCGTCGTTAGGGTAATTCTTGGCGGCGTTGATGCCCCCCTGGGCGGCGATGGAGTGGGCGCGGCGGGCGGAATCCTGATAGCAGAAGGCCTGTACGTTGTATCCCAGCTCACCCAGCGAAGCGGCGGCAGCGCCACCGGCCAGGCCGGTTCCGACCACAATGATGTTGTATTTACGCTTGTTGGCAGGGTTAACCAGCTTCAGGTCGAAGCGGTGTTTGTCCCAGGTCTGCTGAATTGGTCCGGTAGGACATTTTCCGTCTAGTATCACAATAACCCCCTTATTTCAGTATGTGGACGAGAATGGTGAATGGCACGGCAACATAGCCGAAGAACATGATCAGGGCGAGCAGCGTGCTCCCCTTGGTCAGGCACGGCTGGGTGCGATCATTGTTCCAGCCCATGGTCTGGAACGAGCTCTGGATGCCATGGGAGAGGTGCAGAAACAGTACGATCATCGCAACGGCATACAGGAGGGCAATGCCGACGTTCTGGAAGCCGGCCACAACCATGCCGAGAACATTGGGGTTGCCCAGGGCATCCGGATGGGCAAGGGCGGCGGTCGAAGGGTCGATCACCTGGAAGGTGAAGTGCAGCAAGTGATAGATGATGAAAGCGAGGATCAGCAGACCGGTCCAGATCATGGTCTCGCTGGCAAAGGTCGTTTTCTGGGTCGACTTGACCGCATAGGCCTTGGAACGGCCGCTGCGGTTCTCGATGGTCACCTGGATGCCGTACCAGATATGGAGGCAGGCGAATATCAGCAGGCCGAACCGGAATCCCATGATGATGGGAAGCGGCATGCTGTGGAGGTGATGGGCATAGGCGTTGAGGCCGCCTGTCAGCCATCCGAAGATGGTGGAGTTCCCGAGCAGATGAATGATGGCGAACAGGATCATGCACTGTCCTGTTATGGCCATCACGATCTTTCTGCCAATAGATGAGCTAAACAGTTGCATAGATTTCCTTCCTTTTCTGAAATTTTGTACTGGCATGGAATTGAAGTGCCGTTGGAGCCGGGGAAACAACCGTTGAAACCGAAGGGGGACCACGCCAGCGCATTCTGATAACAATCTGCATATCATCCTCCTCAAGTTTTATTGAG belongs to Geobacter sp. SVR and includes:
- a CDS encoding fumarate reductase/succinate dehydrogenase flavoprotein subunit, yielding MILDGKCPTGPIQQTWDKHRFDLKLVNPANKRKYNIIVVGTGLAGGAAAASLGELGYNVQAFCYQDSARRAHSIAAQGGINAAKNYPNDGDSIYRLFYDTIKGGDFRAREADVWRLAQVSNNIIDQCVAQGVPFARDYAGYLDNRSFGGAQVSRTFYARGQTGQQLLLGAYSALSRQIKAGTVKMYDRREMLDLVVVDGVARGITVRNLVTGQIESYAADAVCLATGGYVNVFYLSTNAMGCSVTANWKAHKKGAYFANPCYTQIHPTCIPQAGDYQSKLTLMSESLRNDGRCWVPKNKADLGKHPNEIPEEARDYYLERKYPSFGNLAPRDIASRAAKEQCDDGRGVGPGGRGVYLDFSTSIKRVGADTIKERYGNLFEMYEKITDEDAYKRPMRMYPAPHYSMGGLWVDYNLMSNIPGLFVLGEANFSVHGANRLGASALMQGLADGYFVIPYTIGGYLATVKPGQVNTDHAEFKKCEEDVNKSTEKFLSINGKRTVSDFMRELGGLMWENCGMARSKESLETNLKKIPALREEFWKNVKVSGSGAELNQQLENAGRTADFLEFAELMCRDAHHRNESCGGHFRVEYQDEGEAQRDDANYCYVGAWEFKGVDKEPELHKEPLKFDNVHLAVRSYK
- a CDS encoding succinate dehydrogenase cytochrome b subunit — translated: MQLFSSSIGRKIVMAITGQCMILFAIIHLLGNSTIFGWLTGGLNAYAHHLHSMPLPIIMGFRFGLLIFACLHIWYGIQVTIENRSGRSKAYAVKSTQKTTFASETMIWTGLLILAFIIYHLLHFTFQVIDPSTAALAHPDALGNPNVLGMVVAGFQNVGIALLYAVAMIVLFLHLSHGIQSSFQTMGWNNDRTQPCLTKGSTLLALIMFFGYVAVPFTILVHILK